In one Nicotiana sylvestris chromosome 8, ASM39365v2, whole genome shotgun sequence genomic region, the following are encoded:
- the LOC104234450 gene encoding calmodulin calcium-dependent NAD kinase-like, producing the protein MGNAMASSKPSYIIVASSIGLILAAAVHYRLKKIRDQKIVPRTKVTNTGQILRFESFSHYVARQMGFADKRECPHLCKLAAEYIRKSEGCEEDIYNFFSNEPDADSLFIKLVEEFERCILSYFAFHWCHASHMISQILGADHAEPKKKLKNIVMAATREQRFERVTKNLKVARVFTTLVEEMKAIGLVSTDDSQCTDVMVPMAHKDRSPVLLFMGGGMGAGKSTVLKDILKEPFWAGAAANAVVIEADAFKESDVIYKALSSRGHHNDMLRTAELVHQSSTDAASSLLVTALNEGRDVIMDGTLSWIPFVVQTITMARNVHRRRYRMGVGYRIEDDGTVTENYWEQLNEEQEATDGNRKRRPYRIELVGVVCDAYLAVIRGIRRAIMCRRAVRVNSQLKSHKRFASAFHTYCQLVDNARLYSTNALEGPPKLIGWKEKDKTLLVDPDEIDVLKMVGRLNDGANSIYELYKNPHPAFQAGSVWKDIVLSPSRLNIQKELKYSIQKVERMRP; encoded by the exons ATGGGAAATGCCATGGCTTCTTCAAAACCATCATATATCATTGTAGCATCTTCAATTGGATTAATTCTTGCTGCTGCTGTGCATTATCGCCTCAAGAAAATTCGTGACCAAAAAATTGTTCCTCGTACTAAAGTTACCAATACTGGTCAGATCCTTAGGTTTGAGAGCTTTTCTCATTATGTAG CTAGACAAATGGGATTTGCTGATAAGAGGGAATGTCCACATTTATGCAAATTAGCTGCTGAATATATAAGAAAATCAGAAGGGTGTGAAGAAGATATATACAACTTCTTTTCTAATGAACCAGATGCTGATTCACTCTTTATAAAGCTAGTTGAAGAATTTGAGAGATGCATCCTTAGTTACTTTGCATTTCATTGGTGCCATGCTTCTCATATGATCAGCCAG ATTTTGGGTGCTGATCATGCAGAGCCCAAAAAGAAGCTGAAAAACATTGTCATGGCTGCCACTAG GGAACAAAGATTTGAAAGGGTGACAAAGAATCTGAAGGTAGCAAGAGTATTTACAACCTTAGTTGAAGAGATGAAAGCAATAGGGCTTGTTTCAACAGATGATTCACAGTGCACAGATGTTATGGTTCCAATGGCTCATAAAGATAGAAGCCCTGTCCTCCTCTTTATGGGTGGTGGTATGGGAGCTGGCAAAAGCACTGTGCTTAAGGACATTCTCAAGGA ACCATTTTGGGCAGGAGCAGCAGCTAATGCTGTAGTAATAGAGGCAGATGCTTTCAAAGAATCAGATGTCATTTACAAAGCCCTTAGCTCTAGGGGACATCATAATGACATGCTTCGAACTGCTGAGTTG GTACATCAATCATCAACAGATGCAGCATCATCCCTGCTAGTAACAGCACTAAATGAAGGGAGGGATGTGATAATGGATGGTACACTCTCATGGATACCCTTTGTAGTGCAGACTATAACCATGGCCAGAAATGTTCACCGGCGCCGTTACCGCATGGGTGTTGGTTACAGAATAGAGGATGATGGAACTGTTACTGAAAACTACTGGGAACAGCTGAATGAAGAACAAGAGGCCACTGATGGGAATAGAAAAAGAAGACCTTATAGAATAGAATTGGTTGGAGTTGTTTGTGATGCTTATTTAGCTGTCATTAGAGGAATAAG GAGAGCAATCATGTGTAGAAGAGCAGTAAGAGTTAATTCACAGCTGAAATCACACAAGAGATTTGCAAGTGCATTCCATACATACTGTCAGCTAGTAGACAATGCTAGATTATACTCCACTAATGCATTGGAAGGCCCCCCTAAG TTGATAGGGTGGAAGGAGAAAGACAAGACACTATTAGTTGATCCAGATGAGATAGATGTACTGAAAATGGTGGGAAGGTTGAATGATGGAGCAAACTCCATATATGAACTTTACAAGAATCCACATCCAGCTTTTCAAGCAGGTTCTGTTTGGAAAGATATTGTCTTGTCACCTTCTAGGTTGAACATTCAGAAAGAACTCAAGTATTCCATTCAGAAAGTTGAAAGGATGAGACCCTAG
- the LOC104234451 gene encoding putative L-ascorbate peroxidase 6, producing the protein MSHTVAVDRWVLSSGASSFTSTSNFYFPTKFTRSPHFGGNIIRASATTSGSNESVICKSLLCGRRALLSLATLSLVMPCDRVNNSFAADESFRLREEIRKVLSKGKAAGVLRLVFHDAGTFQVDEKIGGMNGSIVFELDRPENKGLKKSIKILEKAKSQIGVVQPVSWADIIALAGAEAVSLCGGPSIPIKLGRIDSLVPDPEGKLPEESLDATSLKQCFERKGFSTQELVALSGAHTLGSKGFGNPVVFDNAYFKILMEKPWLSSAGMTSMVGLPSDRALVEDDECVRWISKYAEDQSLFFEDFKNAYTKLVDTGATWKKSL; encoded by the exons ATGAGTCACACAGTCGCCGTCGATCGTTGGGTTCTCAGTTCCGGCGCTTCCTCCTTTACCTCCACTTCCAACTTCTACTTCCCCACCAAATTCACTAGAAGCCCTCATTTTGGCGGCAACATAATTCGAGCTTCCGCCACCACCAGCGGTTCAA ATGAAAGTGTAATTTGCAAATCGTTATTATGTGGAAGGAGAGCTTTACTGTCTTTAGCTACCTTGTCTCTCGTTATGCCGTGTGATAGAGTTAACAATAGCTTTGCTGCTGA TGAGAGTTTTCGCTTAAGGGAAGAGATCAGGAAGGTATTATCCAAGGGCAAGGCTGCTGGTGTACTTCGCCTTGTATTCCATGATGCAGGAACTTTTCAAGTTGATGAGAAAATTG GGGGTATGAATGGCTCTATAGTTTTTGAACTCGACAGACCCGAAAACAAAGGCCTTAAGAAATCTATAAAG ATTCTGGAGAAAGCAAAGAGTCAAATAGGTGTTGTGCAACCAG TCTCGTGGGCTGATATAATAGCTTTGGCTGGAGCAGAAGCTGTTTCATTGTGTGGTGGACCTAGCATCCCGATTAAGCTGGGCAGAATTGATTCACT GGTGCCTGATCCTGAAGGAAAACTTCCTGAAGAATCACTTGATGCTACTAGTTTGAAGCAATGTTTTGAAAGAAAAGGTTTCTC AACTCAGGAACTTGTTGCCTTGTCTGGCGCGCATACTCTAGGAAGTAAAGGATTTGGGAATCCAGTTGTCTTTGATAATGCATACTTCAAGATACTCATGGAGAAGCCATGGTTATCCTCAG CTGGCATGACTAGTATGGTTGGCCTTCCTTCTGATAGGGCACTTGTTGAAGATGATGAATGTGTAAG ATGGATCTCAAAGTATGCTGAGGATCAGAGTTTATTTTTTGAAGATTTCAAGAATGCCTATACCAAACTTGTTGACACTGGTGCAACTTGGAAGAAATCATTGTAG
- the LOC138876106 gene encoding uncharacterized mitochondrial protein AtMg00810-like, whose product MGLSGSKPAKVPLEVNQKLTTLEFDTQFGVGDDRVLDDPNEDQRLIGRLLYLIMTRPDVAFAVQYLSQFMHCPKISHMEAAIRMVKNVKQSSGLRVLLSAEASTQLTAFCDADWGSCPNTRWSITGYLIKFGNFIIPWKSKKQTTISRSSAEAKYHYLA is encoded by the coding sequence ATGGGGTTGTCCGGATCCAAACCAGCTAAGGTACCTTTAGAGGTCAATCAGAAGCTTACAACACTTGAGTTTGATACTCAGTTTGGAGTTGGTGATGATAGAGTTCTTGATGATCCTAATGAGGACCAAAGGTTGATTGGAAGACTTCTTTATTTGATTATGACTAGGCCAGACGTTGCTTTTGCAGTGCAATATCTCAGCCAGTTCATGCATTGCCCCAAAATCTCCCACATGGAGGCAGCCATCAGGATGGTTAAGAATGTGAAACAGTCATCTGGCCTTAGAGTTTTGCTGTCTGCAGAGGCTTCTACTCAGCTCACAGCTTTTTGTGATGCTGATTGGGGTTCATGTCCAAACACCAGGTGGTCCATCACTGGGTACTTAATCAAATTTGGCAATTTCATCATTCCATGGAAGTCCAAGAAACAGACAACCATATCAAGAAGTTCAGCAGAAGCTAAATATCACTACTTGGCTTGA